tcgtccgctttttgtccgtttgggtcggtcaGACGGACACGGATGTCCGCTTTGGCATTTGGGTCGGCCCCTGTGCCCAACGCTGGCCGATACCCATTTTGACGACGTCAAAAAAATGAATGCATGCATATTAAAAAAGGAGAAACatcattaattaaacattaaagccggccacgaaggccggcgagagtTCACGTGTCCACACATTTGCATTAAAAAAACAGTCTAAACTACGAGGCGGCGCACTGCCCTaggcatcgtcgtcgtcgtcctcagggtccgtgaggtcgatgagcgtcggcgccggcccagcccaggcgaacgccgtgttccagagcgCCGCCATGTCGGGTTGTGCCGGCGCAGGCAGTGCCGGGGTGGGGGTGCGTCCGCTTGTGCAGCCGCAGCCtgacgcgcctcctcctcggcctcgcgctgCTCCTCCTCGAAGTCGAGCTCGAGCATCTCCTCATACTCGCCGCGACGGTGCTCCTCTGCCAGCCGGCGCTGGCGCCACATCTCGAGGTACGCATGCTCCTGCGCCGACGTCGCCCCCAACCAAACTGGTGGCGTGGACACCCACTCGCGCACCACTTCATTCCAGGAGAAGCGCACGATAGGCTCGGGCTCGGGCTGCGGCTGCGGCTCCGGCTTGATGGGGGACGGCGGGGTCACCGGCGGCATCACGCTGTCGCCCGCCGCGGAGAAGGCAAGGGCCTGCGTCATTGCCGCCTCATAGCGGGCCTCCTCTTCCGCCTCCGctctgcgccgctcgtcctcctcgctctccctatagacggccgcaagggccgcctggtaggcgtcctccaccgcctggtcctcctcgcggacgacgagCGACGTTGGCCTCcggtcgacctcgcgcacgccccgtcgcctcgcctcctcgtgctcgaaggcgaaccacctcgcccagttgggcgagtcgatTGCGTAGGCCTTGTCGaggcgctgctccggcgtcagcagcgcccgccggcgccgcacctcctccgcgtgagcaCGAGCCGTCCGCGGCGCCGCCGACACTGAGATCCtatctggatccagatgccagtgGTGCGACAGCGTCACGTCCGGATACGGCAGAGGCTGGCGGttctgccagtgccactccgcctggtgcactggcacgttgACGCGCTGCCTCTGCCGGCGAGGCGCCGGCGAAGGTGGGAGGAACTCGGAGGGGAAAGGGGTGGCGGgggacttgcccttggccttgctgccgctggcgccggagaagaggcccatctcgctgtggttgtggtggctagggtttggcggcgacgagggagcaaaggtgagcagatgtggacggcgagtatggatgaggacggccccgccgcacggtcggcttaaaaaaggacgagcAGCGTCGCTGACGCGTGAGCACgtcgtcataaattaagctgaccgcgtgGGCAGCGGGTAGTTGGACGGCTGTCATATGGTGACGCGGCGGATAGCGAGAAGGCGCGCGAAGCGTCCGTTCGGCATCCGTGCcgacgcatttggggcgcaaatttgggccgcaaatgcgtcggcgtGGACGCGACGCGGACGTGATTTGGTTtgtgtcggcgcgttgggccgccacttttgtcgGCGCCGATCCAAACGAATGCAGGCGGACAAAATGGATCGGCCTTTTGGAGTTGCTTTGAATGCCCATACGTGTGACACTAAATGATAACGCCCACACGATGTTGGGTGCTTATGTGGCGATGACAACCACTTTAAAATTCGTGCAAATGGATCAAACGACAAGTGAGTGTGGGTGTGTTGATTatctagtacttcctccgtttttatttaatctgcatattaggtttgactgaagtcaaacttcataaagtttgaccaactttatagaaaaaattataaacatttaccataacaaatctatacGACGTGTTAGTGCATTCAACAatgaatctaataatattgatttgttattgtatatattaatatttttgtttataaacttagtcaaagtttataaagcttgactttgaccaaaattaatatgcgaactaaataaaaacggaagGAGTACTACTAGCTACACGATATTAATTCATGCGAACAATCTACCTTGCATCAAGAAATAAACTTTCCCGCTGAAAATAAAGCTTATTTCTTGCAGAGAGAGAGAATTAAAATAAAGCCTCGAGATGCCACTGCTCAAAATAAACCCCTTTAATTCGAGATCAACAAAcacaaaaaaaagaaacagaaacaaaaagccaCAATGCAGCTCCCCGCTTCCGTCCGCTCACGAATCGTAGTTGTAGAGGTAATCGATCTCGTCCTCGTCGAGGTAGTACGTCTTGCTGATCTTGCCGTGCTTGAAGTTGCGGCCCGCCTTGGACGACGCCTTTCCCCCCGAACGCGCCGGCGCCGGCTGAGCCTGCGCGACGGCCCCGTACCcggacggcgacgacggcggccaCCATCCCGGCGAGTACCCGTACCGCGCGGCCGGCTGCGGcgggggcgcctcctcctcctcctcctcgagcgcgCGGAGGGCCTTCCTGCAGCGCGCGTCGAGCGCGCGGCCGCCGCCGGGCTTGGAGTGGGTGGTCGGCCTCCGCGACGCCCTGACGTACCCGCCGTTGGCCACCACCACGGCCTGCCCGTCGGCGTCCACGACGTGCGCGGCGCGGCGCTTGCCGTCCGGGTCGACCAGGTCGCGGTCGTACACGCGCACCCACCCTCGCTGCCTCCCCTCGCGCCGCATCTTGGCTCGTCTCCTTGGTCTGCCTCTGCGGTTCTGTGTGCCGGGGCCGGAGCCGCCGGTGGCAGATTTATACGGCACGGGCGGGGCGGGTTGGCCTCCCCTTCCTTGGCGGCCACGGGTTCGTCGTGTTGGTGTTGGTCGTCGGTTCGTGTCGTGGTCGGCAACTTGGGATCCAAGTTTCCGATGGGCCGAGTACAGTCCGCTATTGTTCTGGCCTTTTTATGGCGGAGACTATTCTTGTGGCCTAACCTCACAGTACacacttttctaaaaaaaaaaaccCTCACAGTACACACACACGAGCGCTCCTATTCTCGGCCTTAACCCATAAGACCctcaaaaatagaaataaaaatataccttaaaaatagaaataaaaataaataaactataTATTTTTTACTTTCTATAATAATAAATAATATGTAAGTTTTGCACAAGTTCTAAATATTATTATAAAGAAATTGATCACTATTTTTTATATTTAAAAATAAACGTTCATGGTTTTGGAAATAAATGTTAATATTTTTTTGTAAGAACACTTacgatctattcattttcaatcacgACAGTACAACAAGcaccagaaataataaaagttACATCTACATCCGTAGACCACCTGGCGAgattacaagcactgaagcgagccggaGGCATGCTaccgtcatcgcccctccttcgccggagccgggcaaacttGTAGTACACAAAAGGGAAATCATCGTGAAAGACCCCATAGGACTAGTCCAGCTGAAAAACAACAAATCCAAGAAATCCATCAAGggcagatccgccggagacacacctccacacgcccgccaacgatgctagacacaccactGGGATAGGGGCTAGGcaggagtgaattgcaaaaaaccaccacattacAACTTAGATTTGCAGAAAAGACTCTTCTACGAAATTGTTGCAGAAAACACTGATTCTCGGCCTAATCTTTTGCAAAATACACTGATCGATCGCTTAGACCATTTTAATCACGATTATGACATATGGGTCCCGTATTTGATGACGTGGCGTAATGTTTTGTGGTAGACGATGTTAGGCTGGTCTTTTTCTGAAAAAACCCTCCCTCCCAAAGATAAATCCAGATCGCGGGGAGCGCTCGTCCGTCGGAGCCGCGATGCGCGCGGCCTGATTGCTCTGTCTCCGCCGGGGGCAGTGGTGGCGCAGCGGCAATGGGCGCCGCCGTCGACGGCTAGGGGGTAGCCGAGGGGCGGCTCTACAGTCGACGGCCGCAGGCTGCGGATGCGGGGAAGGGGCGATGGGCCTGGGGCGTCGGGGACTCGCGCGGCAGCAGCGACGACGAGCCCGACGGCCTCCCCGACCTCGGCCCTGGCGCAAGCAGCAGCGGCCGCGCCTCCCCTTCACCATCCTCCCTCCTCTGTTTCCTGAGTAGGCGGCGCACCTCCCGGCGGCCTCCTCAACCTCGGCCCTGGAGCAAGCAGCGGCGCGGCCTTGAGCAGCACGGGCACGAGCCTCGGCGGCGGCGCACAACACGAGCACAAAGCAACAGCGTCAGCACGCAAGCAGCAGCAACGGCGCGTCGCGCAGCCCCGGAGCAAGTAGTGTCAGCGCGCAAGCAGCTGCAACGGTGCGGCGGCGCCCAACTCGGGAGTAAACAGCGGTCGCGCGCAAGCAGCAGCGGCGGCCCTGCGGCGCGCAGCACGTGCGCAACCAAGCAACGACCCTCATCTGTGAGCTCCGTCGCTGCCGGGGCACCGGCGTGGGCGGCAGCGCACGAGGGCGAGATGGCCGGCGGCAAAGTACAGTCGAGTTTGGCATGGCAAGGGCCTGATTGCATTTCTATTTTCTGATAGAAGGGTGCCTCTACAAAAATACCAGGGACTATTTTGTAAATTCACATCACACCATGTCTAACGCCGTCTGGGACCAACAGTTACGCCACCTCACCAAagctgggccccacttgtcataaacAAGGTTAAAATGCCCAAACAGACGGATCAGTGCTTTCTGCAAAACATTAGGCCGAGAATCAGTGTTTTCTGCAGCAATTTCGTAGAAGAGTCTTTTCTGCAAACTTACGTTGTaatgtggtggttttctgcaattcactcggCTAGGCagagagaaccttattccatcttcagggagccaccGCCGTCTCGTCTTCTTGAGCAGGACACAAATCCTGCTAAAACTCGAAGAAGCATCTAAAACCCTCTGGGACGGGGGCTagacggggagaaccttattccatctttaggAGCCCCCGgcatctcgtcttcctgagcaggacacaaaccctgcTAAAACTCGAAGTAACATATAAAAATAGAGTCCTCTCTTGccagcaagggccgggatccaccgcaccgccatggccctaaggccaccagaGACGAGGCGGACCAACAGTGTCGCCAATGGGAGGCAGAAGAACCCCGGGCTTTTCTTAGGGGAGGAGGCAGCTGCATGAAGGATGTAATTTCTTTTACTTTTCAGGTACATCAAATGTTTACATACTTAAAAAGTATTTATGTATGTCGAAAGAAATGCTTATGTATTCAAAGACAAAGGTTCATTTGTATAAAAATAAATGTTCACGACTTCAACAACGAATGTTCACATACTTCAAAATATTCATATACTTCTGAAAGAGATTCAtcttttttctagaaaaaaataaataagaaagaaaaaggtgaaaaaataaaaaaggaaacgaCAAGAAAATTTGAAAAAACAACAATAGGAAAAACAGACGAAATTAATAATGAAGAGAACTCGAACCATGGGCCACGCCAGTGCCAAACCCATATACCTATCCTTCAGTGGATTTACTCTGTATCATTCGCTACACTAAAGTTCAAGGTTTGGAGGGGGGAGTCAATTGAGAATCAACCAAATCTCAGTCGACTGGAGCCAACTTGTGATAATTGAGGAAGAAAGGGAGCACACAAAAAACCCTTCTAGGaagcatcttttgggcatgaggaAATTTAAATGAACTGCAAGACGCATGAAGGTGATCCATGATGTGTGATAATTGAGGAAGAAAGGAAGCGCAAAAAAAACCATTCAAGGAAGAGGTGTTTTGGGCATGAGGGCATGGAGACGAATTGTGAGACGCCCTCAACGTGACCCGTGATGTGTGATAATTGAGAAAGAAAGGGAATGCAAAAAAAAACTTTGAGAAAGCGGTCTTTTGGGCATGAGGGCACAAAGACGAATTGTGAGATGCATCAAGGCGATCCGTGATGTGTGATAATTTGAGGAAAAAAGAGAACACGAAAATACCCTGCAAGAAAGCGGTCTTTTGGGCATGAGGGCGTGAAGACAACTTGTGAGACGCATCAAGACGATCCGTGATGTCCAACTTTGGCCGCCAAGTTTGGCCAATAGATGATCCACCGAAGCGTTTGTACCTCGTGTAATGTCAAGACCCTGTTCCCAGCACATCTGAAGCCCATCTCTGAAGAACACGACAGGTGTCAACACCAAGAGGTTCAATTAACGCACATTTGTTGCTTTGTCTTTGTCTTTGTCTTGTGCTTTTGGTATCTGTAATGTGGAGTAAACCTCGAGATGTGGTGTCTGATGGCTCTCTTGCCTATTTTGCTGCTCCTGGGCTTGCTGTCGCCTGGAGTATTACCTGGATGTTGTGGGCTGATCGCCTATTGTACTTGTTTAGTTGTAGTGTTTGCTTTTTTTATGCTGGTAGTGGTTTGTAACTAGGTGAACCGCATGGTTTCTCTAATGGAAATTGGAGGGGTAGGCCTTTCTTATATGTTTTAAAAAACTATcgcagtgtaacacccacgatgcggctatatctcctacgtgtcggatcatgacttagaggcataaccgcatagtaggcatgtcataaaaggggtaatctttacacatcccatgtactgaataagatagagataaagagttggcttacaatcgccacttcagacaatacataaatatagcattacatcatccagatacaatcaaggtccaactacggaaccaaataaagaaagacaacccctaatgcaatagatccccgattgccccaactgggctccactactgatcaactgaaacggaacaacacaacgaacacgatcttcatcgagctcccacttgagctcagttgcatcatctgcactggtatcaacggcacctgcaactggttttggaagtatctgtgagccacgaggactcagcaatctcacacccgcgagatcaagactatttaagcttatgggtaagaaaaggtagtgaggtggagctgcagcaagcactagcatatatcgtggctaacttacgcaaaagagagcgagaagagaagcaaagcacggtcgtgaactagaagtgatcaagaagtgatcctgaaactacttacgttcaagcataacacaagaaccgtgttcactttccggactccgccgaaaagagaccatcacggctacacatgcggttgatgcatttcaattaagttaagtgtcaagttctctacaaccggacattaacaaattcccatctgcccataaccgcaggcacggctttcgaaagttcaaaaccctgcaggggtgtcccaacttagcccatcacaagctctcacggtcaacgaaggatattccttctcccaggaagacccgatcagactcggaatcccggttataagacatctcaacaatggtaaaacaagatcagcaaagccacccgaatgtgccgacaaatcccgataggagctgcatgttggggaacgtagtaatttcaaaaatttcctacgcacatgcaagatcatggtgatgcatagcaacgagaggggagagtgctgtctacgtaccctcgtagaccgttcgcgggagcgttatatcaacgcggttgatgtagtcgtacgtcttcatgatccgaccgatccaagtaccgaaagcatgacacctccgagttctgcacacgttcggctcagtgacatcctcgccttctcgatctagctagaggggcgaagtagtagatgagttccggcagcacgacggcgtggtgacggtgttggtgaagaacaatctccgcaggtcttcgcctaagcactacgaaaactaggatggaggataaactagaggggacggggttgccgacacacggcttggtgtttcttgatgtgtcttgggtgctagccctacccctctatttatatgttgagccttggggtcgaaacttggagtaaaagcctccacaaagtcggtttcacccgaaaggcaagagtccttctcgaactccagggccagacgccagggttcccggcgtctggacccagacaccagggaccctggcgtctggcccctggactccgcaaaacttccttttgcgctttccaaaaaccttgtgggctttcccctttggcccaaataaactgttctcatacccaaacatttcgggaaacatccggaaccccttccagtgatttccggaacccttccggtgaccaaacactattatcccatatatcaaactttatctctggaccattccggagttcctcgtcatgtccgtgatctcatcccggactccgaacaacattccgtcatcaacatacataacccATATAGTACTATatagtcaacgaacgttaagcgtgcggaccctacgggttcgagaattatgtagacatgaccgagacacctctctggtcaataaccaatagcgggacctggatgcccatatcggctcctacatattctacgaagatctttatcggtcagaccgcataacaacatacattgttccctttgtcatcagtatgttacttgcccaagattcgatcgtcggtatctcaatacctagttcaatctcgttaccggcaagtctctttactcgttccgtaatacatcatcctgcaactaactcattagttgcaatgcttgcaaggcttaggtgatgtgcattaccgagagggcccagagatacctctccgacaatcggagtgacaaattctaatctcgaaatatgccaacccaacaagtaccttcggagacacctgcagagcacctttataatcacccagttacgttgtgacatttggtagcacacaaagtgttcctccggtaaacgggagttgcataatctcatagtcataggaacatgtataagtcatgaagaaagcaatagcaacaaactaaacgatcaagtgctaagctaacggaatgggtcaagtcaatcacatcattctcctaatgatgtgatctcattaatcaaatgacaactcatgtctatggttaggaaacataaccatctttgatcaacgagctagtcaagtagaggcatactagtgacactctgtttgtctatgtattcacacatgtattatgtttccggctaatacaattctagcatgaataataaacatttatcatgatataaggaaataaataataactttattattgcctctagggcatatttccttcagtctcccacttgcactagagtcaataatctagttcacatcgccatgtgatttaataccaatagttcacatcaccatgtgattaacacccatagttcacatcgacatgtgaccaacacccaaagggtttactagagtcaataatctagttcacatcactatgtgattaacacccaaagagtactaaggtgtgatcatgttttgtttgtgagagaagttaagtcaacgggtctgccacattcagatctgtacgtattttgcaaatttctatgtcaacaatgctctgcacggagctactctagctaattgctcccactttcaatatgtatccagattgagacttagagtcatttggatcagtgtcaaaacttgcatcgacgtaaccctttacgacgaaccttttgtcaccttcataatcgagaaacatatccttattccactaaggataattttgaccaatgtccagtgatctactcctagatcactattgtactcccttgccaaactcaaggcagggtatacaataggtctggtacacagcatggcatactttatagaacctatggctgaggcatagggaatgactttcattctctctctatcttctgccgtggtcgggttttgagtcttactcaacttcacaccttgtaacacaggcaagaactcctttttgactgttccattttgaactacttcaaaatcttgtcaaggtatgtactcattgaaaaacttatcaagcatcttgatctatctctatagatcttgatgctcaatatgtatgcagcttcactgaggtctttctttgaaaaactcctttcaaacattcctttatgctttgcagaataattctacattatctccgatcaacaatatgtcattcacatatacttattagaaatgttgtaatgctcccactcactttcttgcaaatacaggcttcactgcaagtgtgtataaaactatatgctttgatcaacttatcaaagcgtatattccaactctgagatgcttgcaccagtccatagatggatcgctggggcttgcatattttgttagtacctttaggattgacaaaaccttctggttgcatcataaataactcttctttaataattccattaaggaatgcaattttgtttatccacttgccagatttcataaaatgcggcaattgctaacatgattcggacggacttaagcatagatacgagtgagaaactctcatcgtagtcaacaccttgaacttgtcgaaaacctttttgtgacaattctagctttgtagatagtgacactactatcagcgtccatcttcctcttgaagatacatttaatatcaatggctcgccgatcaatgggcaagtcaatcaaaatccatactttgttctcatacatggatctcatctcagatttcatggcctcaagccatttc
The sequence above is drawn from the Triticum aestivum cultivar Chinese Spring chromosome 7A, IWGSC CS RefSeq v2.1, whole genome shotgun sequence genome and encodes:
- the LOC123152672 gene encoding uncharacterized protein, whose translation is MRREGRQRGWVRVYDRDLVDPDGKRRAAHVVDADGQAVVVANGGYVRASRRPTTHSKPGGGRALDARCRKALRALEEEEEEAPPPQPAARYGYSPGWWPPSSPSGYGAVAQAQPAPARSGGKASSKAGRNFKHGKISKTYYLDEDEIDYLYNYDS